A stretch of Zootoca vivipara chromosome 13, rZooViv1.1, whole genome shotgun sequence DNA encodes these proteins:
- the LOC118078104 gene encoding vomeronasal type-2 receptor 26-like: protein MVPNEAHQYMGVIRLLQHFGWTWVGLFAVDDDSGDHFLQALEALFSENGICSAFTQRIPSQARLINITEMMDTATNIYRPFADHRISTYVVYGETLTIMWLTTMMFLTDPEYQENTSSGKMWIVTAQIDFTVIGLITGWDSEFFQGTISFEVHSNEPLGFQAYLQNIKLYWEEGDDFLKDFWEQAFQCSFPNRNVPLEVDKKVCTRDERLDNLLGSVFETRMTGHSYSIFNAVHAMAQALHTMYSSRSNHDPKAGGKKTEWKSLQPWQLHQFLQGISFNNSAGERVRFNNKMEMVTGFDIMKMVVFPNNSFTKVKVGRVDPSKGQDIILNEDRITWQRCFNQVLPLSVCSDSCHAGYQKKKKEGEKFCCYDCVPCPEGKVSWQQDMADCYKCPDNQYASRNQDQCMLKTLTYLSYEDPLGISLGLVAVSFSVVTVLVIGIFIKNKDTPFIKANNRDLTYILLFSLLFCFLSSLLFLGQPGKVICFLRQSAFVIIFSVAISCVLAKTIIVVLAFMATKPGSRMRMWVGKKLTNSIVLTCSLIQAGICALWLATSPPFPDLDTQSLIGEIIAECNEGSVTMFYLVLGYMGVLAIISFTVAFLARKLPDSFNEAKFITFSMLMFCSVWLSFVPTYLSTKGKYMVAVEIFSILAFSAGLLGCIFSPKCYIILLRPELNTREQLIRIKS, encoded by the exons ATGGTCCCAAATGAAGCCCATCAATATATGGGGGTTATCCGACTGCTTCAGCATTTCGGGTGGACCTGGGTTGGGCTCTTTGCTGTGGATGATGACAGCGGAGACCATTTCTTGCAGGCCCTAGAGGCATTGTTTTCTGAAAATGGAATCTGCTCAGCCTTCACGCAGAGAATCCCAAGCCAAGCTCGGTTGATTAACATCACTGAAATGATGGATACAGCCACAAATATATATCGACCTTTCGCGGATCACAGAATCAGCACTTACGTTGTCTATGGAGAAACTCTCACTATTATGTGGCTGACTACTATGATGTTTCTAACTGATCCTGAATATCAGGAGAACACGTCTTCTGGAAAGATGTGGATCGTGACGGCCCAGATTGATTTTACAGTTATAGGCCTCATCACGGGTTGGGATTCTGAATTTTTCCAAGGCACCATTTCTTTTGAGGTTCACTCAAACGAACCATTGGGGTTCCAGGCATATCTTCAGAATATAAAACTTTATTGGGAAGAAGGAGATGATTTCCTCAAGGatttctgggagcaagcattccAGTGCTCATTCCCGAATCGCAATGTGCCGTTAGAAGTTGATAAAAAGGTTTGTACCAGGGACGAGAGGCTAGATAACCTTTTGGGGTCTGTTTTTGAAACTcgcatgactggccacagctacagcatCTTCAATGCGGTCCATGCCATGGCGCAAGCTTTGCACACCATGTACTCATCAAGATCCAACCACGATCCAAAAGCAGGTGGTAAAAAAACTGAATGGAAAAGCCTTCAGCCCTGGCAG CTTCATCAGTTTCTTCAAGGCATCTCCTTTAACAATTCAGCGGGAGAAAGAGTGCGCTTCAACAATAAAATGGAAATGGTAACAGGGTTTGATATAATGAAGATGGTCGTATTTCCCAACAACTCCTTCACAAAAGTGAAAGTTGGAAGAGTAGATCCCAGTAAAGGGCAGGATATCATCCTTAATGAGGACAGGATTACTTGGCAAAGATGTTTCAATCAG GTGTTGCCCCTTTCTGTATGTAGTGATTCCTGCCATGCTGgttatcagaagaagaagaaggaaggggagaaattctgctgctatgattgtgttccatgtccagaagggaaggttTCATGGCAACAGG ACATGGCAGACTGCTACAAATGCCCTGACAATCAATATGCAAGTAGGAACCAAGATCAATGTATGTTGAAGACATTAACTTATCTGTCCTACGAAGATCCTTTAGGAATTAGTTTAGGATTGGTTGCTGTGTCTTTCTCTGTTGTTACAGTATTGGTAATTGGAATTTTTATTAAGAACAAAGATACCCCCTTTA tcaaagccaacaaccgggaccttaCATACATTCTCCTCTTTTCCCTCCTGTTCTGCTTCCTCTCATCATTGCTATTCCTTGGCCAACCTGGGAAGGTGATCTGCTTTCTCCGTCAATCGGCTTTTGTCATTATCTTCTCAGTGGCTATCTCTTGTGTATTGGCTAAGACCATAATTGTGGTCCttgctttcatggccaccaaaccgGGGTCCAGAATGAGAATGTGGGTGGGGAAAAAGTTGACCAATTCCATTGTTCTCACCTGCTCTCTTATTCAAGCAGGCATTTGTGCACTGTGGCTGGCAacatctcccccattcccagatttgGACACGCAGTCCCTAATTGGAGAAATCATAGCAGAATGCAACGAAGGGTCGGTCACCATGTTTTATCTTGTTCTGGGCTACATGGGAGTTCTGGCCATCATCAGCTTCACTGTGGCTTTCCTGGCAAGGAAGTTGCcagacagttttaatgaagccaagttcatcaccttcagcatgttgatgttctgcagtgtttggttgtcaTTTGTTCCAACCTACCTGAGTACCAAAGGGAAatatatggtggctgtggagatcttctccatcttggccttcAGTGCTGGCTTGTTGGGTtgtatattttcccccaaatgctacattattttgTTGAGACCTGAACTGAATACAAGGGAGCAACTGATAAGAATAAAGAGTTAA